One Streptomyces coeruleorubidus DNA segment encodes these proteins:
- a CDS encoding AAA family ATPase, producing the protein MTALLPDTGEPEALTPGESADRAVAGILTSLDTAPGRGVVVDSPPGAGKSTLVVRATGHLTSAGHQLMIVAQTNEQVDDLVDRIAREHPGLALGRLHARGHTLPPRVTRHPSVTGSSEVTNLRDLPVVVSTAKKWSFVTPDKCAPWRWAIVDEAYQMRSDGLLATAPLFAQDDSQVLFVGDPGQLDPFATVETDRWHGLTWDPLRNAVDVTLAHNPDLLRHQLPVSWRLPETAAPLVERAFYPFYRFVPGTTAPERVLSYASLSHGTGPLDDVLARAADSGWGHLELPARHTLDQDPEVADALAATAARLLERGALVNGDPLTADRIAIGTARTVQADAVRTRLASRGLTGITVDTANRLQGREFDVTLVWHPLSGRQDASDFHLETGRLCVLLSRHRFACIVVARAGIRDLLDRHPRSSPVYLDVPPKFPDGWRAHQVVMGWLERGEHRTRG; encoded by the coding sequence GTGACCGCCCTCCTTCCCGACACCGGGGAGCCCGAAGCCCTCACCCCCGGCGAAAGCGCGGACCGCGCGGTCGCGGGGATCCTGACCAGCCTCGACACCGCGCCCGGCCGGGGCGTGGTCGTGGACTCGCCTCCCGGAGCCGGCAAATCCACGCTGGTAGTGCGGGCCACCGGGCACCTGACCTCCGCGGGCCACCAGCTCATGATCGTCGCGCAGACCAACGAGCAGGTCGACGACCTCGTGGACCGCATCGCGCGTGAACACCCCGGGCTGGCGCTCGGCCGCCTCCACGCCCGCGGCCACACCCTCCCGCCCCGCGTCACCCGGCACCCCAGCGTCACCGGGAGCAGCGAGGTGACGAACCTGCGCGACCTGCCCGTCGTGGTGTCCACCGCGAAGAAGTGGTCGTTCGTCACCCCGGACAAGTGCGCGCCGTGGCGGTGGGCCATCGTCGACGAGGCGTACCAGATGCGCTCGGACGGGCTCCTGGCGACGGCCCCGCTGTTCGCCCAAGACGACTCGCAAGTCCTCTTCGTCGGCGACCCCGGCCAGCTCGACCCCTTCGCCACCGTGGAGACCGACCGCTGGCACGGCCTGACCTGGGACCCCCTGCGCAACGCGGTCGACGTCACCCTCGCCCACAACCCCGACCTCTTACGCCACCAGCTCCCCGTCTCCTGGCGCCTCCCGGAGACGGCAGCGCCCCTGGTCGAACGAGCCTTCTACCCCTTCTACCGGTTCGTCCCCGGCACGACGGCACCGGAGCGCGTGCTGTCCTACGCCAGCCTGTCCCACGGCACCGGCCCGCTGGACGACGTCCTCGCCCGGGCCGCCGACTCCGGCTGGGGCCACCTGGAACTCCCCGCCCGCCACACGCTCGACCAGGACCCGGAGGTGGCGGATGCCCTCGCGGCGACGGCGGCCCGGCTTCTGGAGCGCGGTGCGCTGGTCAACGGCGATCCCCTGACGGCGGACCGCATCGCGATCGGCACGGCACGCACTGTGCAGGCGGACGCGGTCCGCACCCGCCTCGCCTCCCGCGGCCTGACCGGCATCACGGTGGACACCGCCAACCGCCTCCAGGGCCGCGAGTTCGACGTCACCCTCGTCTGGCACCCGCTGTCCGGCCGCCAGGACGCCTCCGACTTCCACCTGGAGACGGGCCGCCTGTGCGTCCTGCTCTCCCGGCACCGCTTCGCCTGCATCGTGGTGGCCCGCGCCGGCATCCGCGACCTGCTGGACCGGCATCCGCGGAGCAGCCCTGTGTATCTGGACGTGCCGCCTAAGTTTCCGGATGGGTGGCGGGCGCATCAGGTGGTTATGGGGTGGCTGGAGCGGGGGGAGCACAGAACACGTGGCTGA
- a CDS encoding DUF397 domain-containing protein: protein MTRNSGSSGDDYVEVAVTEHAVCVRDSKDVTRPHFSVGCEEWSRFVGFMTDV, encoded by the coding sequence CTGACCCGAAACAGCGGCAGCTCGGGCGACGACTACGTCGAGGTCGCGGTCACCGAACACGCCGTGTGCGTACGGGACTCCAAGGATGTGACGCGTCCTCACTTCTCTGTTGGCTGCGAGGAGTGGTCGCGGTTCGTGGGGTTCATGACGGACGTGTGA
- a CDS encoding plasmid mobilization protein: protein MAKARITISLEQDQAERIRQHAERAGMDVSAYLVHAATRQMAESDAIEEQFAEVDALIARAERAADGLPAEPAPEPDAELTEEERREVEEALGLVHGRDRQGRRPGNAA, encoded by the coding sequence GTGGCAAAGGCGCGCATCACCATCAGCTTGGAGCAGGACCAGGCCGAACGCATCAGGCAGCACGCGGAACGGGCGGGCATGGACGTCTCGGCATACCTGGTGCACGCCGCAACGCGCCAGATGGCCGAGAGCGATGCCATAGAGGAACAGTTCGCCGAGGTGGACGCACTCATCGCCCGGGCGGAGCGGGCAGCGGACGGGCTGCCTGCCGAGCCCGCCCCGGAACCGGACGCGGAGCTGACGGAGGAGGAACGCCGCGAGGTCGAGGAGGCCCTTGGCCTCGTCCACGGCCGGGACCGGCAAGGCCGCCGTCCGGGAAACGCCGCGTGA